From Kogia breviceps isolate mKogBre1 chromosome 2, mKogBre1 haplotype 1, whole genome shotgun sequence, one genomic window encodes:
- the ARL6IP6 gene encoding LOW QUALITY PROTEIN: ADP-ribosylation factor-like protein 6-interacting protein 6 (The sequence of the model RefSeq protein was modified relative to this genomic sequence to represent the inferred CDS: deleted 2 bases in 1 codon), translating into MEVTRRWRRSLARTKHCRERTLDCLGPRLLSPRALHCAPPFVLLEDHALVPERPAFSRAPRHFPRPATHPCAPLRGGQVVEAVEGLAADWLLRPRGGAGGRRLTSADLTVFPAMSFVESGRRSAPSRRRLGTAVPFAQPAFSAFTQGDSWGEGEVDEEEGCNRVARDLRAEFSAGASSEPRKDSLLRPDGDGSPALPDKRNGIFSEDAGGRVQARRWPVQVLSVLCSLLFAILLAFLLAITYLIVKELHAENLKNGDDVHTGLLGFWTLLIISLTAGFSCCSFSWTVTYFDSFEPGMFPPTPLSPARFKKLTGHSFHMGYSMAILNGIVAALTVAWCLM; encoded by the exons ATGGAGGTGACGCGGCGGTGGCGGAGATCGCTGGCCCGGACTAAGCACTGCAGGGAGAGGACACTCGACTGCCTTGGCCCTCGGCTTCTCTCCCCACGCGCACTTCACTGCGCGCCTCCCTTCGTACTACTTGAGGATCATGCTCTGGTCCCGGAGCGCCCAGCCTTTTCTCGGGCCCCACGGCACTTTCCTCGCCCAGCCACGCACCCTTGTGCACCCCTGCGCGGT GGCCAGGTGGTGGAGGCCGTGGAGGGCCTGGCCGCTGATTGGCTGCTGCGACCGCGGGGCGGGGCAGGTGGGCGACGCTTGACCTCTGCGGACCTGACTGTCTTTCCCGCCATGTCGTTCGTGGAGAGCGGGAGGCGCTCAGCCCCTTCTCGCCGCCGTCTAGGCACTGCTGTCCCGTTTGCTCAACCGGCGTTTTCCGCTTTCACTCAGGGAGACAGCTGGGGTGAGGGTGAAGTCGACGAGGAGGAGGGATGCAACCGAGTGGCCCGTGACCTGCGGGCGGAGTTCTCGGCCGGGGCGTCATCGGAACCTAGAAAGGACTCGCTACTCCGGCCAGATGGGGACGGGTCTCCCGCCCTGCCCGATAAACGCAATGGCATTTTCTCGGAGGATGCGGGCGGCAGAGTCCAAGCGCGGCGCTGGCCGGTCCAGGTCCTCTCAGTTCTCTGTTCGCTGCTGTTTGCCATCCTCCTCGCCTTCCTTCTCGCCATCACCTACCTGATCGTAAAAG AGTTACATGCTGAAAATTTGAAGAACGGAGATGATGTACACACTGGACTGTTAG GATTCTGGACTCTACTTATAATATCCCTAACTGCTGGATTCTCCTGCTGCAGCTTTTCTTGGACAGTGacttattttgattcttttgaaCCAGGAATGTTTCCTCCTACTCCTCTTTCACCTGCCAGGTTCAA